The proteins below are encoded in one region of Arthrobacter sp. CJ23:
- a CDS encoding LCP family protein has protein sequence MNPQKGLPLWLKIVTGVVAVVLVAGVAFAAFWYIRLQTNITKEPLTAGQKTQSAVSDSTDRLQILILGSDTREGKNAQYGGVEMSAGYGNSDVMMLLDISADNKRVSVISFPRDLLVDVPQCTDRKTNTVFPARSGVMINEAMAEAGIGCAVDTVNKLTGLEIDHFMMADFNAVKELSKSVGGVQVCVSDAVFDPDSGLRLPKGNSMVEGEQALSFLRSRHAFGDGSDLGRIKAQQSFLSSLTRKLKADGTLGNPQKLLTIADVVTQNLTVDEGLASVPALLTIGSRLKDIDVSKVAFVSAPITAARSDVNRLELLEPQASQLFGALRADLDLTTPGATASPTPSASASAEPTASASAPATPAVPAYNKALQPVAVADGSGLAGRAQELMATLTGDGFTQAIAYAANPVAQTVVYYGDGFADVAADVAALYGIPAAQVQLSKAVSGVQFYVGGDFSSGSTYGAASVPDDVVNQTAGDAVCQTANPFLITG, from the coding sequence ATGAATCCGCAGAAAGGTCTTCCGCTCTGGCTGAAGATCGTGACTGGCGTGGTTGCCGTGGTTCTTGTCGCCGGTGTTGCCTTTGCGGCTTTCTGGTACATCCGCCTCCAGACGAACATCACCAAGGAACCGCTGACCGCAGGCCAGAAGACGCAGTCGGCCGTCAGCGACAGCACCGACAGGCTTCAGATCCTCATCCTTGGCTCGGACACCCGTGAGGGGAAAAACGCCCAGTACGGTGGGGTGGAGATGTCGGCAGGCTATGGCAACTCGGACGTCATGATGCTGCTGGACATCTCCGCAGACAATAAACGCGTCAGCGTCATCAGCTTCCCCCGCGATTTGCTGGTGGATGTTCCACAGTGCACCGACCGGAAGACGAATACAGTATTCCCCGCACGCAGCGGGGTCATGATCAACGAGGCCATGGCCGAAGCCGGCATCGGCTGCGCCGTGGACACGGTCAACAAGCTGACCGGCCTGGAAATCGACCACTTCATGATGGCCGACTTCAATGCCGTCAAGGAACTGTCCAAATCCGTCGGCGGCGTCCAGGTCTGCGTCAGTGATGCGGTCTTCGATCCGGACTCCGGCCTGCGTCTGCCCAAGGGCAACTCCATGGTGGAAGGCGAGCAGGCCCTGTCCTTCCTTCGGAGCCGCCATGCCTTCGGCGACGGCAGCGACCTCGGCCGGATCAAGGCGCAGCAGAGTTTCCTGTCCTCGCTGACCCGCAAACTGAAGGCGGACGGTACGCTGGGCAACCCCCAGAAGCTCCTGACTATTGCCGACGTCGTGACCCAGAACCTCACCGTTGATGAGGGCCTGGCCAGTGTGCCCGCGCTCCTGACCATCGGCAGCAGGCTCAAGGACATCGACGTTTCCAAGGTTGCGTTCGTCTCCGCACCGATCACCGCGGCACGGAGTGACGTCAACAGGCTGGAACTTCTCGAGCCCCAGGCCTCGCAGTTGTTCGGGGCCCTCCGGGCCGACCTGGACCTGACAACACCCGGAGCCACCGCCAGCCCCACGCCCAGCGCCTCAGCCAGTGCTGAACCCACCGCCAGCGCCTCGGCTCCGGCAACCCCCGCAGTGCCCGCCTACAACAAGGCCCTCCAGCCGGTCGCCGTGGCCGACGGCAGCGGACTGGCCGGGCGTGCCCAGGAACTCATGGCGACCCTGACCGGCGACGGCTTCACCCAGGCCATCGCCTATGCCGCCAACCCGGTCGCACAGACCGTGGTCTACTACGGTGATGGTTTTGCGGACGTCGCCGCCGATGTGGCTGCCCTCTACGGCATCCCGGCCGCCCAAGTGCAGCTCTCCAAAGCGGTGTCCGGCGTCCAGTTCTATGTCGGCGGGGACTTCAGCAGCGGAAGCACGTATGGTGCCGCATCCGTCCCCGACGATGTCGTCAACCAAACGGCCGGCGATGCGGTGTGCCAGACGGCCAATCCCTTCCTGATCACGGGCTAG
- the era gene encoding GTPase Era — MSKQNKKSDADDAYGGFHAGFSVLVGRPNAGKSTLTNALVGQKVAITSAKPQTTRHTIRGIVHREDAQLILVDTPGLHRPRTLLGKRLNDLVADTLAEVDAIGFCLPANEKIGPGDKYIAAQLAAIGNKPVIAIVTKADTVDRQALTEQLLAVAALGREVMGEAGWADIVPVSAVDGFQVATVADVLIGHMPASPPLYPDGHLTDEPEAVMIAELIREAALEGVRDELPHSLAVVVEEIVSREGRTEDNPLLDVRVNLYVERPSQKAIIIGKGGARLREVGTNARKGIETLLGTRIYLDLHVKVAKDWQRDPKQLVKLGF, encoded by the coding sequence GTGAGCAAGCAAAATAAGAAGTCCGACGCCGATGACGCTTACGGTGGCTTCCACGCCGGGTTCTCGGTCCTCGTGGGCAGGCCCAACGCCGGCAAGTCCACGCTGACCAATGCGCTGGTCGGCCAGAAGGTCGCCATTACCTCGGCCAAGCCGCAGACCACCCGCCACACCATCCGCGGCATCGTCCACCGCGAGGACGCCCAGCTGATCCTTGTGGACACCCCGGGCCTGCACCGCCCGCGTACGCTCCTGGGCAAGCGCCTCAACGACCTGGTCGCGGACACGCTCGCCGAGGTGGACGCCATCGGCTTCTGCCTGCCGGCCAACGAGAAGATCGGCCCGGGCGACAAGTACATCGCCGCCCAGCTGGCCGCCATCGGCAACAAGCCGGTCATCGCGATTGTCACCAAGGCCGACACCGTGGACCGCCAGGCGCTGACGGAACAGCTCCTTGCCGTCGCCGCACTGGGCCGCGAGGTCATGGGTGAGGCAGGCTGGGCGGATATCGTCCCGGTCTCCGCCGTCGACGGCTTCCAGGTTGCCACCGTGGCCGATGTCCTCATCGGACACATGCCGGCGTCTCCGCCGCTGTATCCGGACGGGCACCTGACGGACGAGCCCGAAGCCGTCATGATCGCCGAGCTCATCCGCGAGGCGGCCCTCGAGGGCGTCCGCGACGAGCTTCCGCACTCCCTGGCCGTGGTGGTCGAAGAAATCGTGTCTCGCGAAGGCCGCACGGAAGACAACCCGCTGCTGGACGTCCGCGTGAACCTGTACGTCGAGCGTCCCTCGCAGAAAGCCATCATCATCGGCAAGGGTGGTGCGCGGTTGCGCGAAGTCGGAACCAATGCCCGCAAGGGAATCGAGACGCTCCTGGGCACACGGATCTACCTCGACCTGCACGTCAAAGTTGCCAAGGACTGGCAGCGTGACCCCAAGCAGCTGGTGAAGCTCGGCTTCTGA
- a CDS encoding hemolysin family protein — protein MTPVILVGMALVFLSFVALLTAAEAAFNFVPRHEAEQAVLKSRGNSLRRILENPVAHIRALRFWRVWFEMAAAVAVAVVMLSLLDNVWLAGLAATGIMAVIGFVLVGVSPRQLGRTHSAGVVRFTAPLIRFLCWILGPIPGWLVALGSAVAPGAPAGDDAFVSEEEFREFVDRAAESDMIEDNEAELIHSVFDFGDTLVRSVMVPRTDIVSLGTGTGLEEAMALFLRSGYSRIPVIGENTDQILGILYLKDVAAALHHGDALQRPGDVDSLAREARYVPESKPVSDLLKELQQESTHVAIVIDEYGGTAGLVTLEDLIEEIVGEIVDEYDAAAEEAVDLGDGSFRVSARMSIDDLGELFDIDLDDDEVDSVGGLFAKALGQVPIAGSAVEVSGVSLKADRLEGRRNRVSHIIAAAMPKEDTDLEDLLDEADTTQQGVPREQAK, from the coding sequence GTGACCCCTGTCATCCTCGTCGGCATGGCGTTGGTGTTCCTGAGCTTCGTCGCCCTGCTGACTGCCGCCGAGGCTGCCTTCAACTTCGTGCCGCGCCACGAAGCCGAACAGGCCGTCCTCAAGAGCCGCGGGAATTCCCTGCGTCGTATCCTGGAAAACCCGGTGGCCCATATCCGGGCCCTGCGGTTCTGGCGGGTCTGGTTCGAAATGGCGGCAGCGGTCGCCGTCGCCGTCGTCATGCTCAGCCTGCTGGACAACGTCTGGCTCGCCGGACTCGCGGCCACGGGCATCATGGCTGTCATCGGCTTTGTCCTGGTCGGCGTCTCCCCGCGGCAGCTGGGGCGCACGCATTCCGCCGGCGTGGTGCGTTTCACCGCACCCCTCATCAGGTTCCTGTGCTGGATCCTGGGCCCCATCCCCGGCTGGCTTGTGGCCCTGGGCAGCGCCGTGGCGCCGGGCGCGCCGGCCGGCGACGATGCATTCGTCAGCGAGGAAGAGTTCCGGGAATTCGTGGACCGCGCAGCGGAATCGGACATGATCGAGGACAACGAGGCCGAGTTGATCCACTCGGTCTTCGATTTCGGCGACACCCTGGTCCGCTCCGTCATGGTTCCGCGGACGGACATTGTGAGCCTTGGCACAGGCACCGGACTCGAGGAAGCCATGGCGCTGTTCCTGCGCTCCGGCTACTCGCGCATCCCGGTCATCGGCGAAAACACCGACCAGATCCTGGGCATCCTGTACCTCAAGGACGTTGCTGCCGCCCTGCACCATGGCGACGCGCTCCAGCGGCCGGGCGATGTTGATTCCCTGGCACGGGAGGCCCGCTACGTTCCCGAATCCAAACCGGTCAGCGATCTCCTGAAGGAACTGCAGCAGGAATCCACGCACGTGGCCATTGTCATCGACGAATACGGCGGAACCGCAGGTCTTGTGACGCTGGAGGACCTCATCGAAGAAATCGTCGGCGAGATCGTGGACGAGTACGATGCCGCCGCCGAGGAAGCCGTCGACCTGGGTGACGGCAGCTTCCGGGTCAGCGCCCGGATGAGCATCGACGACCTCGGGGAACTGTTCGACATCGACCTTGACGACGACGAAGTGGACAGCGTGGGCGGGCTGTTCGCCAAGGCCCTCGGACAGGTCCCGATCGCCGGCAGCGCCGTCGAAGTCAGCGGGGTGTCCCTAAAGGCAGATAGGCTGGAGGGTCGCCGAAACCGGGTCAGCCACATCATTGCGGCAGCCATGCCGAAGGAAGACACTGACCTTGAAGACCTTCTTGACGAGGCCGACACAACGCAACAGGGAGTTCCACGTGAGCAAGCAAAATAA
- the ybeY gene encoding rRNA maturation RNase YbeY, which translates to MSIEVNNESGVQVDEVQLVTLARFIFERLYIHPQAELSILLVDEPAMEKLHIELMDEPGSTDVLSVPMDELTPGTPGKPTPQGMLGDIAICPQVAEVQARNAGHATQDEMLLLTTHGILHLLGFDHAEPEEKEEMFGLQRDLLSEFLGKEAPTETMK; encoded by the coding sequence ATGAGCATTGAAGTCAACAACGAGTCCGGCGTCCAAGTGGACGAGGTGCAGCTGGTCACGCTGGCGCGCTTCATTTTTGAGCGGCTCTACATCCACCCGCAGGCCGAGCTGTCCATCCTCCTGGTGGACGAGCCCGCCATGGAAAAGCTCCACATCGAGCTGATGGATGAGCCCGGCTCCACGGATGTGTTGTCGGTTCCCATGGACGAGCTGACACCGGGCACACCCGGCAAGCCGACGCCCCAGGGAATGCTCGGGGACATTGCCATCTGCCCGCAGGTTGCCGAGGTCCAGGCGCGCAACGCCGGGCATGCGACGCAGGACGAGATGCTCCTGCTGACCACCCACGGCATCCTGCACCTGCTCGGCTTCGATCACGCCGAGCCGGAGGAAAAGGAAGAAATGTTCGGCCTGCAGCGCGATCTGCTGTCTGAGTTCCTGGGCAAGGAAGCCCCCACGGAGACCATGAAGTGA
- a CDS encoding PhoH family protein, protein MTESLNGRPRANNGNIAPTEFPHSVPGTRTEVVVFDNSDQMVQSLGSHDEALRFIEEQFPGVDFHVRGNELSMSGPTTIMPRIMRLLEEVRGLVAKGTIITPDILQQLVSLLRSQSVQNPVDVLTHNILSSRGRTIRPKTLNQKNYVDAIDANTVIFGIGPAGTGKTYLAVAKAVQALQLKEVSRIILTRPAVEAGERLGFLPGTMSDKIDPYLRPLYDALHDMMDPESIPRLMAAGTLEVAPLAYMRGRTLNDAFIILDEAQNTTPEQMKMFLTRLGFGSKMVVTGDVTQVDLPVGATSGLRIVREILNGIEDINFTVLDAADVVRHRLVADIVTAYGNWDEAHRTGARPTGPQHQRGERK, encoded by the coding sequence ATGACTGAATCACTGAATGGACGGCCGCGGGCCAACAACGGCAACATCGCACCGACGGAATTTCCGCACAGCGTTCCGGGTACCCGTACGGAAGTTGTCGTCTTCGACAACTCCGACCAGATGGTTCAGTCGCTTGGCAGCCACGATGAGGCCCTGCGCTTCATCGAGGAACAGTTTCCCGGCGTCGACTTCCACGTGCGGGGCAACGAACTGTCCATGAGCGGCCCAACCACGATCATGCCGCGCATCATGCGGCTGCTGGAGGAAGTCAGGGGACTGGTTGCCAAGGGGACCATCATCACGCCGGACATCCTGCAGCAACTCGTGTCCCTGTTGCGCAGCCAGTCCGTGCAGAACCCCGTGGACGTCCTCACCCACAACATCCTCTCGAGCCGCGGCCGGACCATCCGACCCAAGACGCTGAACCAGAAGAATTATGTGGACGCGATTGACGCGAACACCGTGATCTTCGGGATTGGCCCCGCTGGTACGGGCAAGACTTACCTTGCTGTGGCCAAGGCAGTCCAGGCGCTGCAGCTCAAAGAGGTCAGCCGCATCATCCTGACCCGGCCCGCCGTCGAAGCAGGCGAGCGCCTGGGCTTCCTCCCGGGCACAATGAGCGACAAGATCGATCCGTACCTGCGCCCTCTCTACGACGCCCTGCACGACATGATGGATCCCGAATCCATTCCCCGGCTCATGGCGGCCGGCACGCTCGAAGTGGCGCCGCTTGCCTACATGCGCGGCCGCACCCTCAACGATGCCTTCATCATTCTCGACGAAGCCCAGAACACCACGCCGGAACAAATGAAGATGTTCCTCACGCGCCTCGGCTTCGGCTCCAAGATGGTGGTTACGGGGGATGTCACCCAGGTGGACCTGCCCGTTGGCGCCACGTCAGGGCTGAGGATCGTCCGGGAAATCCTCAACGGGATTGAGGACATCAATTTCACGGTCCTTGACGCTGCCGACGTGGTCCGGCACCGGTTGGTGGCGGATATCGTGACCGCCTACGGCAACTGGGACGAAGCGCACCGGACCGGTGCCCGCCCAACAGGTCCCCAACACCAACGTGGAGAACGCAAATGA